In the genome of Candidatus Liberimonas magnetica, one region contains:
- a CDS encoding MarR family transcriptional regulator, which produces MFYAIIISAMKPQDILVLLKIHLWAYGRWTVREIADSIFISKSDVSYAVNRMIKSKLLDPVTNKVKLRNLEEFIIYGLPYVYPAEPGEIAKGIPTAYSAPPLKGNLISSSQDIVVWPSEDGFSKGKAVKPLHISVPGASLKDSRLYEMFVLIDALRIGRARDIEIAKKEIHNRLSGLK; this is translated from the coding sequence ATGTTCTATGCTATAATTATATCAGCCATGAAACCTCAAGATATATTAGTACTGCTAAAAATTCATTTATGGGCTTACGGCAGATGGACTGTCCGTGAGATAGCAGATTCTATTTTCATCAGCAAATCTGATGTTAGTTATGCTGTTAACCGGATGATAAAATCAAAATTACTTGATCCGGTTACTAATAAAGTAAAACTAAGGAACCTTGAGGAATTTATTATTTATGGTTTACCCTATGTATATCCTGCCGAACCGGGAGAAATTGCAAAGGGGATCCCAACTGCGTATTCCGCGCCGCCTTTAAAAGGAAATCTCATCTCCTCAAGCCAGGATATCGTTGTGTGGCCTTCCGAAGACGGTTTTTCAAAAGGTAAAGCGGTAAAGCCGCTGCATATATCTGTTCCCGGCGCCTCGCTCAAAGATTCAAGGCTGTATGAGATGTTCGTCCTTATTGACGCATTGCGTATAGGCAGGGCAAGAGATATTGAGATCGCGAAGAAGGAAATCCATAATAGATTGTCGGGTTTAAAATGA